GAGAAAACAACACTATCTCACGTGAAGCTAAATAAGGGACGTTAAGAGAGTTTTGCAATTCATTTTAAGGCCTCTACCAAACATAGGAAATTGAgatagttttctagaaaattctCTTTTGGAAATTGTTAGTGTCAAAACAAATATTCATTGTGTATTACTATATTcttgttatttgatttttattttttgatttattattattattattattattatttataataatagtCGTGGAAGAATGGAGGGCAGGCAATGATACTTGTTAACTGGCTATTTCAAGACGAGCTTCTTTTCCGACCTCTGGCGACTAATCTTGCCAACATTATCGTCAGAAAAGACGACCGTTATATAGCCCTCGCCTGGTGCATTCTTGTCCGCAATCTTCTCGAGTTTGAGACTTCCATGACTCAATTTTCAATGAATGGTAAACACCCCAACCACATTTTGACCATTGTTGTGTGTTAATCCGTGTGAATTACTTCAATTTGTTATTGATGGCAGGGATAAGGGAGAGGTACAATGATGTTTTGAAGATACTTTCTTCATGTATGCCACGTCTGTTAAGTATTGTATGTAAAGGAAGGTACAGCTCACTTTCGAGAAACTATATGTGTTGCAATTCCATTTTGTATcttatgtgtgtgtgcgcgcgtgtGTTTGACCGTTTGTTTCTGTAGCACTTTGCAGGATGGATTTGAGTTGCCATCTCGTCTCTCGGTGTCTGCAGCTGATTGTATGTTAGCTCTTACTGAAGCATTGGCAAAAAAGGTGTCAAGTGACAAGCCGAAATCAACTTCAAATGCTTTGAATCGGCCGGTTACTTTAGTGCCTGAATCATCTACTGGTGATAAGAAAGTGAAACCAGCTTCTAAATCTTCAGAAGTCTCAAACCTGGAAATGGGACTTTTATTTTGGGACCATTTAGAGGAACTCGTTAATTTAGTGCAGAGACTCATTGCTGTATGTTCTGTACTTGTGTTATATTTATTTGGCTCCAACACAGAACCTGCTTACTTCTTGTACATATTATGTCATTATATTTACTTTTAATTGTAAATGCTGAGTTGGTGATACACGTGCTTTTGCTATATGTGTGATTATGATAGATGTCATTAATTATGATTTGTGCTCTAGACAGAAGAAATTAGTTATATAAATGAGCTAAAAGAAAACTAATTGATATTCATACCATGTGCCTGTATGcaattcaaattctttattGAAACCTAGAATTTTGCTCAAGGAGAGAATACATCTCCAGTGATATGTACCCAGTTTTCCCcaccttttcctttttcctaaaCTTATAGCTTCTGTCGTGtcttctatatttttttctccatGAGTTTGAGAATAGAATCAGGAAGTTTTGTGTGGAATCCTGATAGATGAGTGAAGGAATTTCagacaaaaataattcatgTATCTATACCTATGTGTAATGTGCCGTTACTGTGCTTATTTTAGACAGTTacgttttaacttttaaggaaTGCCCCATGAAAGAGGTTGTAGAATAATATAGATGTCTGCGAAAGAAACATTTGCTTTTGTTTGGTGACAAGTTGCCTGAAATATTTAATCAGTTTCTACTCTTTTCAAAACGTTGCTTCAAGCACTGATTTGATGGCACTGTGTGTTACTTGAAGTTTGTCACGATAATGAACTGTAATGGGGATTTTCCCATGCTGTGCAGTGGAGCAGAAAAAGTCGATCTTTACATGCTAAAGGATTGGAAAAAGTGCTCAAGTGGTTGCAAGAGATAAAAGGGCAATATGGATGCTTTCAAGATGAGGCAGGTCCAATACTCAATACATGCTTTCGTGCATATCGTATATCTTAGTATGTCTAATTTTCTATACATTGTGATTTCTTTTGCTACACATGGAAGACAGGCTCAAAGATACTCAAGACTGGAGTAACGTTACTCTCTTCTTGTTGGAAGCATTATGGCATACTATTACACCTGGAAGATCGCAAATTTTCTCAGCATTACAAAGAATTGTTGGAACAGTACTTATCTGGCATCCAGgttattcatttcttttcttcttctgtcaaTGAATAAGTTGCCTAATTCATAGATCAAATCTGAATGATGATTCATGAAAAATTTGATTAcgaaatatcaaaaaaaaaaaaaaaattatttgttatcTTTActcaattcatatatatatatatatatatatatatgtcttttcaatccaaataatatatttatttttgagagttcttttattattttagaaatataaattAACATATATTAGTTTGAGTATCTGTTAATTTTGAGTGATGcgataatttggtgttttgtttgtaAAACAAACTTGCtatcttttttatcttttctcgAAGAATTGTTTTTGCTTATATGATTGAATCAAGTTGATAAATTACTAATTGTCTCAAAAATTGTTAGgaaaggttgaatttaatcattaaCCATCTTTTTAATACTTCTCTTCACATGTGGACCCAAAATCCCCCTTTAACAAATGGAATCCATCAcatgggactaaattttttcaaatgggAGGGTAGAGTGGAGGTAGGACTCAAGACCCTAACTCTGATACCATAATAAATTAGCAATGgtcccaacacacacacacacacacacacacacacacaacacctCTCACATGTGAGCTTAGACTCCTTAAGTGAGCTCaacatgtaaaattttaaattttttagtgggAGGTAAATTGGAGACAGGATTCAAACTCATGACCACTTGCTTTGGTACCTTGGTAAATTATCGATTGTATTTGTGATGAAGCATATCCATTCTTCTTTCATTTCATGACGATAAATTGCTGATTCATGCAGTATTATACAGACAGCAATACTGGAGGGCATAGCGATAGTAAGGATGGTGGTGTAGAGAccagaaaattttttataaactgtttATGCCTTTTATTAGGGCGTTTAGACAGCAAGAAATTTGAAAGCACCATTGTGGAATATGGGATGCAGATATCACGTGAACTTTTACCACAGGTATGCTTGAGGCCATGAAGAAACAAGTTGTGGTTATTTTGCATGATAGACATATACAGCTTTAGGGTTCTTGCAATTTGGATCACATCCCATTTTAGTTTATGGACGTACTATTTCATGGAATGCTTTAGGGGCTGTTGTTTTAAGAATTGGTAAAGTCCCATGCTACTAAACGCAGGAGCATGGGTTCAAGATTTGCATCTTCAGTGTGACCACTTCATGCAAAAAATACTTAATGTTGGGACCTTATACAGGACACCCCTCCCATGATCTCACTTAGGTGGGAACAATACCAGGTAATGATTCCATAGCTATTGGTCACTGTTTGCCTGCGTAATAGTCCATTGATCTTTTAGCTATGCATTGTGGACAGCTGTGGGGAGCTGTGAGCAATTTTAACATGTCTTGGACATGGTTCTGGTgacattattttgaaatttagacCTTTTTTAATGGTTGAGCATAGTAATATTACCAAAAATTCTTGTAGTAACTCTTTCAAAACACTGAACCTCCCACAacctcccccccaaaaaaaatttcaagactTAGTCATGATGATATCAAAATTGGTTAGCTTTAGATTAGACAACAGGTGTCAGAAGTTCTCCTATGTTTGTTTTAGAACTTTAGCCATTGTGTTCTGAACTGGCAAGATGGTTGTCACCACTGTTGTGATAGATTAGGTGTCTCTTGGTTAATTTTGATAGATAGATTAATTGCATTCAATCCTGGTATTCACATAATTATAATTAGTTTAACAGAatataccatatatatatatatatatatatttttaaagaatagaTTCATGGTTGGAATTCATTGTGTTCACTTGGTCATGATTTTTCTCTCTGCTTTTTGAAGCTTCATTGCGCTAATGAAGATGTGATAGACGGGGTTGTTTGCATATTTAAGGCAGTTATATTTAAGCCAACTTATTCATCTGGAAGCAGTCTAACTGATACTAGACTGATGGACTCCATGCTACCGTTGCTGCTTCACCTTCTAGATGAGCGGGATGGCGCAGCTAGAGCTGTTGTTAAGCTGATCGCAGAATACTGCTCAGTGTactttttccattcttttcaccTTTTTAATACTTTGTGGCAGCAACACACTTATGACCTCTCTTTGGGATTATAACCTGACTTGCATTAATGATCCACCAGGAGCAGAGACAGTCGGTGCATTCAAGAAGTTTTAAAGCGAATTGCTTCTGGAAATGTTCTGCAGCGAAGGAATGCTGTTGATGTTATTTCAGAACTTATTTGCAAATCATCTGATTCAATAGATGAACTTTCTCATTTGGCATGGTTAAGACTACTCTAGTAGCTATTGTCATTTTGTGATTTCGCCCTTTGTAGCGTCTTTATAAGTCTCCTCTTCCTACTACTATGGCAGGCAAGATGTAGCAAACCAATTGCTAGAGTGCCTTGGAGATGAAGAAAGTGTAATTCGTGAGCAAGCCTCTAGTTTGCTTCCAATGCTAGGTTGGTTTTGACTATCTAAAATGTTTTATGATAATTCTTATATCGACATGATCTCAATATGTCTTTTGTATTCTGGTGTTTGACTATCTAAAATTACAAGGGATAGGTTACACAGATATGTTTATACTTGTTTAAACCATTGTGCACTTGGGCAACAAAAACTACTGCTGGCAAATGATGCTTGTTTGGAGACCTTAGTTAACTTAGGTTGTGAAATCATATTATTGTTGAGGCAACAACATACATTTCCTCTTGAGCTATGCATGTAGAAGTGCCGATGGGAACTTTCAACTTCCTGGTTATATGACTTGGGGTATTTTGTACAAACAATTAatcttctcccccttttttgttAGAACCATTGAGTTTGATTCCCCATGCACAAACAGGATTACGAAAGAAGTTACTGAATAGGAAGTGTTAGCATTAGCACTGTTATTTTATATTGTCTTATTATTCTTATATTAGCTTAATGGTATTCTTGTAATCATTTCATATCATTCAATTAAAATGTATGCTACCGTGAAGGGAATAAGGCCCTAAACCTATTTTTTAATCTTACTCTCTCTGTGTTCAAtcttctctccctttttctcaCCAAAACCTAATCTTTGATATTTTACAACACAACTTGGAATTAGAGCATTCCAATCCaagctaatataaaaaaaaaactattagaataatggttaaataattaaattcatcatttcttaatagtttaagcttttgagacAAGTGTTAGTTTATCATGATAGCAAAGAAggtggttctaatttgaaccttgtatctgCTCTAGTCTTCACTCCACCTCCaacttaaaaagttaaaaattccACGTGTTAGGTCCCACTTTTTAATGGAGTAGTGTTAGTGACATTGGACAAATAAGGGGAATGTGTCTATGTGTGCTTGTGGATTGTGGTGGATTAAGTTGTAGGAGAATTTGGGGATCTAGGGTTTATAATTGTTAAAGGTAGGTTATAGGTTCCTGATTTTTACCCCTACTGTACATTCCTTATCTCTATTAGACTTTccttttgatttgattgtatttGTTTCAAGAGCAGTGTGTATACAATGATAAATACATTGTTCcttttcatcaataaaactcttattatctatcaaaaaaaagaaaaagaaaaaggttataGGTTGTGATAGGAATAAAAAGATGGTTTGACGAGTTATTTGATGGCTATTTGGTAGAAAAACATATgttgggttttagggttttgatagGTAAAATAAAGTACTTGATATGGGGTtgtaaggaagaagaaaaggagacaCTCTTATGGTGTCTCAGTGCTGTATGAATAGTATCTGGGAACAGTaccacaagaaagaagaagaaaagagagaacctgtgaacagtgccacaagaaagagaagaagaaaagagagaacaaacaGGGAATAAGAGAAAGGGTGAACAAAAAGGCCAACATGCCTAATACTTAGGGGCGGGCTCCCATCCCATTATAAATTCTTTAGTTCTCTCATGTTTTTACACAAATAAAAGACACGTGGCAAGCAACATCTCCTAAGGTTAGAAATAAGCCacataattttctctctttcaaccgtttcagttttcaataaaaattttctgggtttgcttcTATCACTTGTTACGAAAAATGatatttcaaaatcatcttTTGAGGGTTTCCACTATCACAAAATGACCAGCCGCTCCAGACCCATATCTAGGAAGCTCAAGAACTCTTCCAAGAGCTTCAAAGTTTGATGGGAACAACTTTTGATGGAGAACAGAACAATGAATTGGgtatttgatttgggttttattaATTGTGATTTGAATGTGAAGAGAAAGGCCAATTAATTggataaatgaataaaaaaaattaaggaataaaAGACTAGAGAAGAACATCATGGCTGCTTTCAAaactttgaagaagaagaggaagctTTCAAAGTTTCCGTAGCTGATTCTTTCACAGCTTTCAAAGTATATTGAGAAGTCTCATgccaaacccacaacccatcACCCATCGGAACTCCCACGGCCAGAAATCCATATCAAACCCGATGTCTCACCTCCCCAAGCTCGTTGGAGGACCTAAATCTCACACGCCTCCGCCAGAACTAGCCTTGATGCTCATAGCGGCATAGCCATGAAACCCACTGTGTCAATCCAAACAGCCATGGTTTCTTGTTCTGATATGCCAATCTTAGCTGTGAAACCCACAGTTTTAGTCCAAACCCATTGCCATCAAGTTCCGATCTGCCAATCTGGACGCATCTGATGCTCAGGTAGGTGAGGTCCATTAGGATGGGGATGTTGGAGAAAgaggcaaagaagaaggaaagacaGAATCAGTATGTGTGGGgatagagtgaaattttggcaTGATGTCTGGTGTGGGGATAATCCTTTGAGTACGTGTTTTCTAGATTTATTCAGAATCGGTAATGATAAGGAGGCTTATGTGGCTGATCTCATGCAATTTCCTAATGGGGTTCTTTTTTAGGACTTAGAATTCTCGCGAGAAATTCATGATAGGGAATCAGATTCATTGTCTGTTTTTTGGAATGTTATATATGGAGTCTCATTGAGAGGTATTGGTGAGGATAAGATGTGTTGGACATCTGCTAAGAGCAAGGGCTTTGAGGTAAGCAGTTACTATCAGGCTTTGTTGGGTGTATGTACTCAATCCTTCCCTTGGAGAAGTATTTGGAAGCAAAATGTTCCTTCCAAAGTTGCGTTTTTTGTTTGGACTGCATCTTTTGGAACTATCTTGACTATTGATAATTTACGTAAGAAGGTGTTGATTCtagattggtgttatatgtgcaaaagTAATGGAGAATCGGTAGACCATCTTTTACTACATTGTCCTATTGTTTACGAGTTGTGGTCTATGGTGTTCACCTTGTTTGGTatcaacaatatataaattttcttatttaccTATCAACAATATATTTGTATGTTGCATCACACTAGTGTAACTCCCGTGAAAAGGATtatgaaaacataaaataactaCTAGCATCACACTTGTAGTTCATAAGAAGCATCACGCCCAGGGTTTGAGGGAAATTCAAAGGCAGCCACAAAATTTCCATCAAACAATGATGATAAGAAAATTCTCAATACAGTTAAATAAACTAATCTGAACCATACATTATAATAGATTAAAACATAAGTAAAGGACTAGAAACCCTACTGATTAAACCCCTTATATTAGTAAAATTCTAAAGTTTGGCACTCTCTGAACATTTTTCTATAGTGCCATGAACAGTGAATTTTCAGTCCTCAACTTTAGCTTAACTCCCATGTTGGACCCACACCACAATCATTCCACCAAATTAAAGCTTGGGGTTGATAAATCTGATGTTTCTTGTTTCTCTTATAAATAATTGGCTGATTTCTATCAGATTGTCATGTGGATTGCAGTACTATGCATTGCTGAATTCTATGATTCTTCTTGCAGATCCTTCATTAGTTCTGCCAGCATTAGTTCGCCTTGTTTACTCTTCAGATGAAAGAGTTCAGTTATCTGCTGCTGATTCCTTAATTAGGGTGCTCAAATATCATAATCAGAAAGTTGAAGTTATTTGTATGCTGCTTGACTGTCTGAGGTATCTTGCCTTCCGTCTCTGGcgctgccccccccccccccctttccccTGCTCTCTTCCAATTCCTAAAGTTCAATTAATCCTGAGCAAAATGGAATTTGTTAATGGAAAGAGTGACGAGCATTTGTTGGAAGAAGAGGGTGGGGTTCTGACAGCAACCCAAACATTTGATCAGTTGAAGCTCATAAttctaataatatattatatggCATTTTCATCTATTTATGCATTCTTTTCCCCCTTTTCTCACAGCAACCTCAATCAGAGCCTAGATCTTCCACAAATTACAGGACATATAAGGGAAGGTTTGTTTCTCACTGTTTTAATGTTACGAGTTCTCAGTTGATGCAAGTTCTCATATGTACttatattatctataatttttcCTTGGATTGTATGACCACTTTCATGCTGATTTACCAtattttatcattcttttttaataatcaaaacttaaaattttttggcattgaAGGTATCTATGATGGTTCTAAAATATGAGGGGAGCTATGGATCTGTTACATACATCACCAATATTAACCGATTttctattagattgttaatgTTGATCACTGCATCTGTgtgtatttaaatatatatcacatcaattttaataaattttctattgGCTTATCCTTCTTTTggtattttggatttgaaaagAATAGTAATGTTTGGAATCTTGTAAGAATCTTCTAATTCAACGTTATTATAAAGTTCTAAAGTTCCTTCTCATATGCTCCATCTTCCTAGCAATAATAGAACTCGCCATTAGGTACTCATTCTGAATTGTTCTGACTGTTAGTGAGTTCTGTTAATTCACTTTGCCAAAAAAGGTAGATCCAATATATAATCATGCTTTTGTAACCATGGCAGGATCAAAGTTTGATAGCGATCAAGTACTGAAGCTAATCCCAGAGTGGTCAAAAAGtgtaagatttattatgctAATATAAATTGGTTatatttttgcctttttcttcccttttgaAAATTCACTCAAGTGGCATAGGCTCTCCCTTGCTGTCCAAAGTGTTTTCTTTATACATTTTATGTATGAAATCACATCTATGTTTCTGTTTTTGTCCTGCTTTACTATTGGAGATTTTTGGCTTTCTAATAATAAGAAATGCatatttttctgtatttttaattgtttgtggTTTTGAACAAATGATATAAGACCTGATTTTGACTTGTGTTGCAACctgttccctctctctctctctctctaatatgaTGAGATCATTTTGTATCAATCCACCACCATTGCAGGCTACACAATGGGGTATACCCTTCCCCCTCCCAAACAAATGATGACATCTAAACTACAGCATTTCTAAAAATAGCTGAAAGAACTGCACAGCATAGCATTTGCAGACATTTCCCAGTTGCTTCTTTTGAtgtcaaaaatatataagaaatgaaaatgaagagaTGTAATACAAGTATGGTTTCTTTAAAGTTTGGGATTACATGTCTCACTCTTTGTTTCACACAAATGTGCACACAAAGGGACATAAACTGTTATGAGTTATTAGATTCTGTTTTATAATTGACATCCATTTATGGCGAAGATTTAATTATTCACTAACTGAAAGGTTTACATAGTCGCATGTCATTTGGAATATCATTCCACCGATTAAGGAATGATAACTACTTTTAAATTATGTGGAAAAGTGCATCAAGAGTATTGTGTAGTTATAGAATACTTATTAAGTTAAGAGGGAAAGTTTCACAAAATTGCTATAAGACCAGCCATGCTATATTGTACTGAACAGTGGGCTATTATGAAACATGTTCATAAAATGAGATAGCTACATGAGAAACCTATTTTCGTTTTTGCTTCCTCTCACATGGACTTACCTCACGGTCTTGTTGCTTGAGAGCTTAGTATTTGCAAACTGATGGCCAAGCTCAAGCTCATACTTCACCTCTTCTGCCTTTACCTGGAAAGGTGGCATAGGCAAAGTGTATGGAGAAATTACAGAGAGATTTTCTGTGGAGTGGAATTAGTGGTGAACCTAAAATATGTCTGGTTAAATGGGCAAGGTTTGTAAGCCTTTGCAGATTGGGGGACTAGGTATAAGATGATTGGGGAGCTTTAATTCTGCCTTGCTAGGTAAATGGTTGTGGAGGTATGGCATGGAGACCGATGCTTTATGGAGGAGGGTTATAGAGGCAAAATATGGGAATATTTGAGGTGGTTGGCGTACGAAAAAGGTGAGAAGTCCTTAAGGGGTCAGCCTGTGGAGATTCATTAGAAGTGGCTGGTTGAACTTTTCTAAACTCCTTGTGTATGATGTGGAAGATGgtactagagtgaagttttggaagcATGTGTGGTGTGGGGACTGTACTTTCCAAGAGGCTTTTCTAGAGCTTTATTGTCTTAGTAGGTCAAAGGATTCCTTGGTGGCTAAAGTTATGGGTTGGTCTACTAGGAGGATTCATTGGAATGTGCAATTTTGTCGTTCACTACAAGATTGGGAACAAGAATCTTTTGATCAGTTTATAGGTATGGTCTATTCTTTGACTGTGTGGGGGTTTGGTCCTGACAAGGTTTGTTGGAAGCCAGCAAGGAGCAAAGGTTTTAAGGTTAGAGGATTTTATCGTTCCTTCTACCCTCCTACTATTTTATCCTTCCCTTGGAGAATGATATGGCAATCAAAGGTTCCTCCAAGGGtagctttcttttcttggttTGCTTCCTTAGGCAAGATCTTAACAACAAACAACCTTCATAAAAGACGTGTGCTTGTGTTTgattggtgctatatgtgtaagaGATGTGGAGAGTCAGTGGATCACCTTCTGCTTCATTGCCCCATAGCTTGGGAGTTGTGGTCATTGGTTTTCTGTTTGTGTGGTATTCACTAGGTTATGCCTCATACAGTTATTGAGTTGTTTGAGTCTTGGCAGGGAAAGTTTGGGTGACATCGTAACATAGATATCTGGAGACTAGTGCCTCATTGTTTGATATGGTGCATTTGGCGTGAAAGGAGTGCTAGAAGCTTTGAGGGTCGTGAACGTTCTTTGCTAGAGATAATGTATTTTTTCCTGCACACTCTCTTTGATTGGAGTGTggtcttttctcatttttcttgttcttccctTCCTGTTTTTCTTGATCGTTGTAATTTTGGTTCCTGATTTGTTCCCccatagtacatccccaatgtactcaGTTTGGCACttttatgtataatatttttacgTTATCTATCAAATCAAAGATTGATAAGTGGAAATTTAACCAAAGATACGATATGAAATGAAGAATTTCGTTTAAGTATAGGGGTAGCTCATATTGAGAAAAAGATGAGGAAGAGTTGCTCAAAATGGTTTGGGCATGTGCATAGGAGAATGATTAATATATCAGTGAGGAAGAATgatttgattcaagtcaagagGATCAAAAGAGGTAGGAAAAGATCTAAAATAACACtattaaaagtaataaaaagcTGACATGTTAATTAAGTAGGTGACAGCGAATGATTTTGGACAAGATAGAATGACGGGAATGAACACGTGATCGACCAATTAGTTTGTTGAAGATCCACAGCTGACCCTAAAAGTTTTGgaactaaggctttgttgttttgcttttggtttATCAATCCCAAAGCTTGAATTTAGTGGGTTAACAATTCCATGCATTGTTGTTTATTTGTACATGGTGATGCAAACAATTGCCAGATATCTCATAACTTCATCTTACACATTCACGGTTAGGTTTTGCAGTTGTTCCTTGTGTGTCTCAGTGGACAAAAAATGGATCAATCGGATGTAGCTCAAATTTAGAAAAAGTATGCATTTGCTTCTCAAAGAAATTTcagctttttgattttttgaagtaTCACAGGTTCAAGACTGGAACTGTTTGATTGGGCCATTGATTGACAAGATGTTTGCAGAGCCATCGAATGCTATTATTGTTAGGTTTCTGAGTTATATAAGTGAACGCCTTGGAGAAGCTGTTGATGTAGTCATTTATCATGTTCTATTGCATATGAAAGGACAGGACGAGTGAGTAAATTATTTTATCGTTTTTAtccaaatttaattgtaatatCTTGCATTTATTCCTCTTTTGttgtttaattcttatttttatatcttaatggtttgtttgtttgtttaaatttattaaattgatcAGTAAACTACTGCTTGTTGATTCACTTTACCTGAACATAATTGTGAACTGAGTAGCACAAATGCTTCCAAAAGGGAGTTGTGTCTGTATAGCATATATCAGGATctaattttatgttaaatatatattataatcttAAAGAATTTTATCTCCTTTTAAAGGAACTGTTCCTTGTCTGTTATCCATCACGTCCATTTCTTTTTAGCAGGATTGATGAAAGCGTTCTATCACGATGCGAGGGTAGAACCTCTACCAATGATGACCCTGTGAAAATGCAGCAATCTCTGTTTGAGCGCCTTTGcccattactcattattaggaTGCTTCCATTGAGAATTTTTGATGACCTTAATTTGTCTGCCATGTATGATAAACTTCTCATTCAAGGCATTATGCATGGTATGCTTTTCTACCTTCCATAagctctttttctcttcttcccTTTACAATCCAGAGCTCATTTCAATTTACTACATGTTTTTCTCATAGTTGTCAAGTTTGTACTGTAAATGCAAAATCATGTGGATcaggatttttttaaataaaaaaaaaatcatgaaatataATTCTGATTAAGTTCTGACTTGATTATTTTTACCATCTTCAGAATGCATTGACCCTTCTAATGTTCAACCCCTTAAATTTTGCATGATATAACAACAGCAGTAATGCTTTACTGAGATTTCTTTTGGTGGTTAGTGTCTAACAATAGAAGAAAGTAGGAAACAAGTTTGTCCATATGTCTCTGCTTCCTTGGGCATGATCTTAGTGCACGATTGTAAACTATACAGAATATCTTCTTGTTACAAATCACAAATTTTTGCCAAATCTTGGCTGGATGAATGTTTGAGTTTCCTCTTCACCCAACTTAGGCTTCTCATAtaacaaaaatagattttttttatcttttattcaataacaacaacaaagcctgagtcccaaaaacttaaaaggTGGCTATGGATCTTTACCAAACTAATTATGGTTAGTCAcatgt
The DNA window shown above is from Quercus lobata isolate SW786 chromosome 7, ValleyOak3.0 Primary Assembly, whole genome shotgun sequence and carries:
- the LOC115952918 gene encoding uncharacterized protein LOC115952918 isoform X2; amino-acid sequence: MEVKELEETQQLIWKSEEESPPPQSMLSVTVARVINTLLSARPKKLYDAVSRLYPDPNKKTTSGSLEDSLWFLHKYVNDTVEDQDAFDQILLPIIQHSWKNGGQAMILVNWLFQDELLFRPLATNLANIIVRKDDRYIALAWCILVRNLLEFETSMTQFSMNGIRERYNDVLKILSSCMPRLLSIVCKGSTLQDGFELPSRLSVSAADCMLALTEALAKKVSSDKPKSTSNALNRPVTLVPESSTGDKKVKPASKSSEVSNLEMGLLFWDHLEELVNLVQRLIAWSRKSRSLHAKGLEKVLKWLQEIKGQYGCFQDEAGSKILKTGVTLLSSCWKHYGILLHLEDRKFSQHYKELLEQYLSGIQYYTDSNTGGHSDSKDGGVETRKFFINCLCLLLGRLDSKKFESTIVEYGMQISRELLPQLHCANEDVIDGVVCIFKAVIFKPTYSSGSSLTDTRLMDSMLPLLLHLLDERDGAARAVVKLIAEYCSVSRDSRCIQEVLKRIASGNVLQRRNAVDVISELICKSSDSIDELSHLAWQDVANQLLECLGDEESVIREQASSLLPMLDPSLVLPALVRLVYSSDERVQLSAADSLIRVLKYHNQKVEVICMLLDCLSNLNQSLDLPQITGHIREGSKFDSDQVLKLIPEWSKSVQDWNCLIGPLIDKMFAEPSNAIIVRFLSYISERLGEAVDVVIYHVLLHMKGQDEIDESVLSRCEGRTSTNDDPVKMQQSLFERLCPLLIIRMLPLRIFDDLNLSAMYDKLLIQGIMHGCGDINKHDSVAAFLLNRAFHKFEFEDVRKLAAELCGRIHPQVLFPILCSELEHAAASQDILKIKACLFSVCTSLVIRGSDSVMHPVMLKIRKTLETVLLWPSLNGDEVSKAQHGCIDCLALMICAELQAPESFANTSGKSSILGKKGDAASRNSILGYVIHQFVDDKNKDGPTSKLGNENCTLEAPVHLSFRLCMANVLISACQKISDSHKKLFARKALPCIIRSVEAIMQSEIRAACIQVLFSAVYHLKAVVLPYSSDLLKLSLKALRSESEKERMAGAKLVASLMASDDMILGSISGALIEARSMLSTVSLTDPSQELRQVCKQLLMCMTST
- the LOC115952918 gene encoding uncharacterized protein LOC115952918 isoform X1, yielding MEVKELEETQQLIWKSEEESPPPQSMLSVTVARVINTLLSARPKKLYDAVSRLYPDPNKKTTSGSLEDSLWFLHKYVNDTVEDQDAFDQILLPIIQHSWKNGGQAMILVNWLFQDELLFRPLATNLANIIVRKDDRYIALAWCILVRNLLEFETSMTQFSMNGIRERYNDVLKILSSCMPRLLSIVCKGSTLQDGFELPSRLSVSAADCMLALTEALAKKVSSDKPKSTSNALNRPVTLVPESSTGDKKVKPASKSSEVSNLEMGLLFWDHLEELVNLVQRLIAWSRKSRSLHAKGLEKVLKWLQEIKGQYGCFQDEAGSKILKTGVTLLSSCWKHYGILLHLEDRKFSQHYKELLEQYLSGIQYYTDSNTGGHSDSKDGGVETRKFFINCLCLLLGRLDSKKFESTIVEYGMQISRELLPQLHCANEDVIDGVVCIFKAVIFKPTYSSGSSLTDTRLMDSMLPLLLHLLDERDGAARAVVKLIAEYCSVSRDSRCIQEVLKRIASGNVLQRRNAVDVISELICKSSDSIDELSHLAWQDVANQLLECLGDEESVIREQASSLLPMLDPSLVLPALVRLVYSSDERVQLSAADSLIRVLKYHNQKVEVICMLLDCLSNLNQSLDLPQITGHIREGSKFDSDQVLKLIPEWSKSVQDWNCLIGPLIDKMFAEPSNAIIVRFLSYISERLGEAVDVVIYHVLLHMKGQDDRIDESVLSRCEGRTSTNDDPVKMQQSLFERLCPLLIIRMLPLRIFDDLNLSAMYDKLLIQGIMHGCGDINKHDSVAAFLLNRAFHKFEFEDVRKLAAELCGRIHPQVLFPILCSELEHAAASQDILKIKACLFSVCTSLVIRGSDSVMHPVMLKIRKTLETVLLWPSLNGDEVSKAQHGCIDCLALMICAELQAPESFANTSGKSSILGKKGDAASRNSILGYVIHQFVDDKNKDGPTSKLGNENCTLEAPVHLSFRLCMANVLISACQKISDSHKKLFARKALPCIIRSVEAIMQSEIRAACIQVLFSAVYHLKAVVLPYSSDLLKLSLKALRSESEKERMAGAKLVASLMASDDMILGSISGALIEARSMLSTVSLTDPSQELRQVCKQLLMCMTST